One window of the Chryseobacterium camelliae genome contains the following:
- a CDS encoding carbon starvation protein A: MEFLNNINALTLVFTSLLIFAIAYRFYGIYIANKVLRLNDNNTTPAIEFADGKDYVATNKNVLFGHHFAAIAAAGPLVGPVLAAQFGYLPGTLWILIGCVLGGGVHDMVVLFASVRHKGQSLATIASKEIGKTTGTVAGFAILFILILTLAGLSLACINAMHEASWSLFTVVITMPIAIIMGLIMRYRKNSVTFASILGGILLIAGIIGGHNLMQNETMNNLFSWDISTISIAIPLYGFLASVLPVWLLLVPRDYLSTYLKIGTIIMLAIGVIVIHPTIQMPALTQFIHGGGPVIGGPVLPFIFIVIACGAISGFHAVIATGTTPKMLNREREILFVGYGAMLVEGFVALMALIAACTLMPGDYFAINTPKESYDAFLAAHPSLHGVDIDYFSERIGIDLHGRTGGAVSLAVGMAHIFNKIPYMDQLMAYWYNFAIMFEAVFILTAIDAGTRVGRFFLQEMLGSVVPKFNDKNWVPGIIISSLLFTFAWGYLVYTGNVSSIWPLFGISNQLLAACGLIVCTTMLIRMNRGKYALCSAIPGVFMAVITFWAGYVQVTEIYIPKQQYLLAALAAIAMILMLVVFVGAFRKWYELLKIKTTVTDFYGEEVKELVER; the protein is encoded by the coding sequence ATGGAATTTCTCAATAACATTAATGCACTGACCCTTGTTTTCACCTCCCTGCTTATTTTTGCTATTGCGTACCGGTTTTACGGTATTTATATAGCCAATAAAGTACTCAGGCTAAACGACAATAATACTACCCCAGCCATAGAATTTGCTGACGGCAAAGATTATGTGGCTACCAACAAGAATGTACTTTTCGGACATCATTTTGCAGCGATTGCTGCTGCGGGACCCCTTGTAGGTCCTGTACTGGCAGCCCAGTTCGGCTATCTTCCCGGTACATTATGGATCCTGATCGGCTGTGTTCTCGGCGGCGGCGTGCATGACATGGTGGTATTGTTTGCTTCCGTACGGCACAAAGGGCAGAGCCTTGCCACCATCGCTTCCAAGGAAATCGGGAAAACAACCGGTACAGTAGCCGGTTTTGCCATTTTATTCATTCTGATCCTGACCCTTGCAGGGCTTTCACTTGCCTGTATCAATGCAATGCATGAGGCTTCCTGGTCCCTGTTTACGGTAGTGATTACGATGCCTATCGCCATTATTATGGGCCTGATTATGCGGTACCGGAAAAATTCGGTTACTTTTGCTAGCATCCTGGGCGGGATTTTATTGATTGCAGGAATCATCGGCGGCCATAACCTGATGCAGAATGAAACGATGAACAATCTTTTCTCATGGGACATCAGCACCATTTCCATTGCCATCCCGCTATACGGTTTCCTGGCTTCCGTCCTTCCGGTATGGCTTCTCCTGGTTCCGAGAGATTACCTGTCAACCTACCTGAAGATAGGCACCATCATTATGCTGGCTATTGGGGTCATCGTTATTCATCCGACCATTCAGATGCCGGCTTTAACGCAATTTATTCATGGCGGAGGACCGGTAATCGGTGGACCTGTACTGCCGTTTATTTTTATCGTCATTGCCTGTGGTGCCATATCCGGTTTCCATGCCGTTATTGCCACCGGTACGACTCCTAAAATGCTGAACCGGGAACGGGAAATCCTTTTTGTAGGCTACGGAGCGATGCTGGTGGAAGGTTTTGTGGCTTTAATGGCCCTGATTGCCGCCTGTACCTTAATGCCCGGAGATTATTTTGCCATCAACACCCCGAAAGAATCCTATGATGCTTTCCTGGCCGCACACCCATCGCTTCACGGTGTGGATATCGATTATTTTTCTGAAAGAATCGGCATTGATCTTCACGGCCGGACCGGAGGTGCGGTTTCCCTGGCTGTGGGAATGGCCCATATCTTCAATAAAATCCCGTATATGGACCAGCTGATGGCCTATTGGTACAACTTCGCCATCATGTTTGAAGCCGTTTTCATCCTTACCGCCATCGATGCAGGTACGCGGGTAGGAAGATTTTTCCTGCAGGAAATGTTAGGCTCAGTGGTTCCTAAATTCAATGATAAAAACTGGGTGCCGGGAATCATTATCAGCAGCCTGCTGTTTACATTTGCCTGGGGATACCTGGTGTATACGGGAAATGTGAGCAGCATCTGGCCCTTATTCGGAATCAGCAACCAGCTTCTTGCTGCCTGCGGACTGATTGTATGTACAACCATGCTCATCCGTATGAACAGGGGAAAATATGCCCTCTGCTCCGCCATCCCCGGTGTCTTCATGGCCGTCATTACTTTCTGGGCCGGTTACGTACAGGTCACGGAAATTTATATTCCTAAACAACAGTATCTCTTAGCTGCATTAGCCGCAATAGCCATGATCCTGATGCTGGTTGTATTCGTAGGTGCTTTCAGGAAATGGTATGAACTTTTGAAAATCAAAACTACTGTTACCGATTTTTACGGTGAAGAGGTAAAAGAACTGGTGGAAAGGTGA
- a CDS encoding alpha/beta hydrolase codes for MRRILTGLFLFLVTMPLLAQEYQTLNNISYYDQKVSASDAYISERCVLDVYIPKNIKNFPTVIWFHGGGITGGEKEIPEALKNKGIAVIGVNYRLSPKVKAPKYIEDAAAATAWAFKNIKKYGGREDLVFISGHSAGGYLAAMVGLDKKYLQKYGLDANALAGIIPFSGQMISHFTTRKEKGIDELDARIDDMAPLHFIRADAPPLLLITGDREKELLGRYEENAYMNRMMKLKGHKETTLYELQGFDHVGMAQPAFPLLLNEIKRIEKLKK; via the coding sequence ATGCGAAGGATCCTTACCGGACTGTTTCTGTTCCTAGTTACTATGCCGCTTCTGGCTCAGGAATACCAGACATTAAATAACATCAGCTATTACGATCAGAAAGTCAGCGCTTCAGATGCTTATATTAGCGAACGTTGTGTGCTGGACGTCTATATCCCCAAAAATATCAAAAATTTCCCTACGGTAATATGGTTTCATGGTGGAGGAATTACCGGCGGTGAAAAAGAAATTCCCGAAGCCCTTAAGAATAAAGGAATAGCTGTGATAGGCGTCAATTACCGCCTGTCGCCCAAGGTAAAAGCCCCGAAATATATTGAAGATGCGGCAGCGGCTACAGCGTGGGCATTTAAAAATATCAAAAAATACGGTGGCCGGGAAGACCTGGTTTTCATTTCCGGGCATTCCGCGGGAGGATACCTTGCTGCTATGGTCGGACTGGATAAAAAATACCTTCAGAAGTATGGCCTTGATGCCAATGCACTGGCCGGGATTATTCCGTTCAGCGGACAGATGATTTCACATTTTACTACGAGAAAAGAAAAAGGAATTGATGAACTGGATGCCAGGATCGATGATATGGCTCCGCTCCATTTTATCCGGGCAGACGCTCCGCCTTTGCTGCTGATCACCGGCGACCGTGAGAAGGAACTGCTGGGAAGATATGAGGAAAATGCCTACATGAACAGGATGATGAAACTGAAAGGGCATAAAGAAACCACTTTATACGAGTTGCAGGGATTTGACCATGTTGGAATGGCCCAGCCTGCATTTCCTTTGCTGCTTAACGAAATCAAAAGGATTGAAAAACTGAAAAAATAA
- a CDS encoding DUF3037 domain-containing protein, with protein sequence MQEDNIYEYAVIRLVPKVEREEFFNIGLIMFSKKKKYIRVEFYLCPDKFRLMHSKLDYEDIIRNLVSFQKVAHGDRDGGPIALLDIPERFRWLTAVKSAVIQTSRPHPGKSKDLDHTFGRLFEELVR encoded by the coding sequence ATGCAAGAGGATAATATTTACGAATATGCCGTAATCCGGCTGGTGCCCAAAGTGGAGCGGGAGGAGTTTTTCAATATCGGACTGATCATGTTTTCGAAAAAGAAAAAATACATCCGGGTAGAATTTTACCTGTGTCCCGATAAATTCAGGCTGATGCACAGCAAGCTGGATTATGAGGATATCATCAGGAACCTGGTCAGCTTTCAGAAAGTCGCTCACGGAGACCGTGACGGGGGCCCTATTGCATTATTGGACATACCGGAACGATTCCGCTGGCTTACCGCAGTAAAAAGTGCCGTCATACAGACATCCCGGCCACATCCGGGAAAATCCAAAGACCTTGATCATACTTTTGGTAGACTTTTTGAGGAGTTAGTACGATAA
- a CDS encoding HipA family kinase encodes MLDLRTVTVMRYIVPLREGGSLPALAEADDDFKYVLKFRGAGHGVKMLISELLGGKITEAMGLNIPELVFAHLDVDFGRTEADEEIQDLLKFSEGLNLGLHYLSGAIAYDPGIVIDPLLASKIVWLDAFITNIDRTYKNTNLLMWHKELWVIDNGASFYFHHSWQNFDASAKTPFKYVKDHVLLPKATRLDEADQFARSVLNDNLFRDIVNIIPEEWLHWDDAEESPEEIREVYFRFMKTRLEHSQIFVKEAQHARG; translated from the coding sequence ATGTTGGATCTTAGAACGGTAACCGTAATGCGCTATATCGTCCCGCTCAGGGAAGGTGGTTCGCTGCCTGCTCTGGCAGAAGCGGATGACGATTTTAAATATGTACTTAAATTCCGCGGAGCCGGGCATGGGGTGAAAATGCTGATCTCCGAACTCCTGGGCGGAAAAATAACGGAAGCGATGGGCCTGAACATTCCGGAACTGGTTTTTGCCCATCTGGATGTTGACTTCGGAAGGACTGAGGCTGATGAGGAAATCCAGGACCTGCTGAAATTTTCGGAGGGGCTGAACCTTGGGCTGCATTATCTTTCCGGAGCTATTGCCTATGATCCGGGAATTGTTATCGACCCGCTCCTGGCTTCTAAAATCGTATGGCTGGATGCATTTATCACCAATATAGACCGCACCTACAAAAATACCAATCTGCTGATGTGGCACAAGGAACTCTGGGTTATTGATAACGGTGCGTCATTTTACTTCCACCATTCGTGGCAGAATTTTGATGCCTCTGCAAAAACCCCGTTCAAATACGTGAAAGACCATGTGTTGCTGCCTAAAGCTACCCGCCTTGACGAAGCAGACCAGTTTGCCCGTTCTGTACTGAATGACAACCTGTTCCGTGACATCGTTAATATTATTCCTGAAGAATGGCTGCACTGGGACGATGCGGAAGAATCTCCGGAAGAGATCCGTGAGGTGTATTTCCGGTTCATGAAAACCCGCCTTGAACATTCTCAAATCTTTGTAAAAGAAGCTCAGCATGCAAGAGGATAA
- a CDS encoding alpha/beta hydrolase: MNSSVFATSLRRFSTNLLFVVFTALFQFTYSQQIPEKTSAPVSTLLPARTIVSENIVYKTDENGKSIAMDIYRPTTAGNEKLPVLIYIHGGGWVQGDKTIRADSYIEDMILKLVEKQYAVVSIDYTLVSPDIHFPAPVQDCKDAIRWVRKNAEKYHFDTGNIGLFGASAGAHLSLLAAYTDDTQFKGSQELAPYSAKVNYVVDNFGPADLNKLLHTRVGRFPVFLIGLFSKQIVELRENLIRGISGYEIKTDKRKVVEYFKTISPVTYSSHGIPTLILQGNKDKIVPLQQSMKLSQQLTDHNINNKLVVVEGGVHGFWTTDKAYLKRLTDQMVDFVVSQKKNAVHQASAGTMGVAK; the protein is encoded by the coding sequence ATGAATTCATCAGTCTTCGCTACTTCTTTACGCAGGTTTTCCACAAACCTGCTTTTTGTTGTTTTTACAGCATTATTTCAATTTACCTACAGCCAGCAGATTCCGGAAAAGACTTCGGCACCCGTGAGCACCCTCTTACCGGCAAGAACAATAGTATCTGAAAATATAGTATATAAGACCGATGAAAACGGCAAATCCATCGCTATGGATATTTACAGGCCTACAACAGCAGGCAACGAAAAGCTTCCGGTGCTGATTTACATTCACGGAGGCGGATGGGTACAGGGCGATAAAACCATCCGCGCCGATAGTTATATTGAAGATATGATCCTGAAACTGGTTGAAAAGCAATATGCCGTTGTGAGCATTGACTATACCCTGGTCAGCCCGGATATTCATTTCCCTGCACCGGTACAGGACTGTAAAGATGCCATACGCTGGGTGAGAAAAAATGCAGAAAAATACCATTTTGATACCGGAAATATAGGACTTTTCGGCGCTTCTGCAGGAGCACACCTGTCGCTTCTGGCTGCCTATACGGACGATACTCAATTCAAAGGATCGCAGGAACTGGCACCTTATTCTGCCAAGGTGAACTATGTGGTTGATAATTTCGGACCGGCAGATCTCAATAAACTACTTCATACAAGAGTGGGAAGGTTTCCGGTTTTCCTGATCGGATTATTTTCAAAACAAATTGTTGAGCTCAGGGAAAACCTGATCCGCGGAATCTCAGGGTATGAGATCAAAACAGACAAAAGAAAAGTGGTTGAATATTTTAAAACCATCTCCCCGGTGACTTATTCCTCCCATGGAATCCCTACGCTGATTCTTCAGGGCAATAAGGATAAAATCGTTCCGCTACAGCAGTCAATGAAACTCAGCCAACAGTTAACCGACCATAATATCAATAACAAACTGGTTGTAGTGGAAGGTGGCGTACATGGTTTCTGGACTACTGATAAGGCTTACCTTAAGCGTCTTACGGACCAAATGGTTGATTTCGTTGTTTCGCAGAAGAAGAATGCCGTGCACCAGGCTTCAGCAGGCACCATGGGCGTTGCAAAATAA
- a CDS encoding TonB-dependent receptor plug domain-containing protein, which yields MASRKTILSASVVFFLGTFAYAQQNDSLKTGNVEEVVILGSRGGARSKADSPVPVDVFNLKEVSVTLPQTNIAQILNAVAPSFTSTVQTNSDGTDHLDPAQLRGLGPDQVLVLINEKRRHTSALVNVNGTPGRGTVGTDLNAIPSFAVSRIEVLRDGASAQYGSDAIAGVINLSLKRDTGKLTGQVSYGGNLTPAANDHIGDFDGQNIQVDLNYGNKIGKKGGFYNITWTSQFREPTYRAGTESGNIYNAYNAVEQRALNNGVNLSSLFSNINSTPNSQQIINSIHQYAQQVDYFSPIFQSQIQSANSISALQALLGQDFTNQELAYRGQSRKDFNMQVGQSKLNNHQLFLNMEVPLNDQWKVYTFGGYSMRNGTSGGFYRRPNQSRTFTALYPNGYLPQIGTDIQDISLAAGVKGNWKGWNIDLSNTFGQNSFDYTIKNTGNTSLRFASPNEFRAGGLKFSQNTINLDFSKKYDVWNGINVAFGGEHRYENFTITAGEEASYATYDVNGNVWTGNTQRPTDFFGSALAGGSQVFSGFRPANAVDKSRQSVAAYADVEMNFNRWLLVDAAARYENYSDFGSTFNYKLASRIKLDDNFNFRFAGSTGFRAPSIHQIYYNVTSTLFTNNQLLEVGTFSNDSAIAGLLGIPKLKQETSKSGSVGFTYRIPSVNLSFTADGYFTKINNRVILTDQFTRAIVPDAARAAFDQAGVNAGQFFANAIDTETRGVDIVISHQKKFSELRLDNNFAINLNQTRRVGDIHSTGLLQSANLENIYFSEKSRVYLEEAVPRFKASLSHNISWKGADFYLRNTYFGAVTGADIIDANGDGITEWNEHQKIGDKIITDISAAYRFTKNIGLTVGVNNLFDIYPTKNLPASTNNDQFIYSRSTSQFGQNGRYVFTRLNFNF from the coding sequence ATGGCAAGTAGAAAGACTATTTTATCAGCGTCTGTCGTATTTTTTCTGGGTACGTTTGCATACGCCCAGCAGAATGACAGCCTGAAAACCGGCAATGTGGAAGAAGTGGTAATTTTAGGATCCAGGGGTGGGGCAAGATCGAAAGCAGACAGCCCGGTGCCGGTGGATGTATTTAATCTTAAGGAAGTTTCTGTTACTTTACCGCAGACCAATATCGCCCAGATCCTGAATGCTGTGGCTCCCTCATTTACCTCAACGGTTCAGACCAATTCAGACGGAACAGATCACCTGGATCCCGCACAGCTCAGAGGATTGGGGCCGGATCAGGTATTGGTGCTCATCAATGAAAAAAGGAGGCATACTTCTGCTTTGGTTAATGTTAACGGTACACCCGGAAGAGGAACGGTTGGGACAGACCTGAATGCCATCCCTTCATTCGCGGTCAGCAGAATTGAAGTATTGAGAGATGGTGCTTCGGCACAATACGGTTCAGATGCTATTGCAGGAGTCATTAATTTAAGCCTTAAAAGAGATACGGGCAAACTTACCGGGCAGGTAAGCTATGGAGGAAACCTGACGCCTGCTGCGAATGACCATATAGGGGATTTTGATGGCCAGAATATTCAGGTTGACCTGAATTACGGCAACAAAATAGGAAAAAAGGGCGGCTTTTATAATATCACGTGGACATCCCAGTTCCGGGAGCCAACCTACCGGGCCGGCACGGAAAGCGGGAATATATACAATGCCTATAATGCAGTGGAACAGCGTGCCCTGAATAATGGGGTAAACTTATCATCTCTGTTCAGCAATATCAATTCAACCCCGAACAGCCAGCAGATCATTAATTCCATCCATCAATATGCACAGCAGGTAGATTATTTTTCACCGATTTTCCAGTCCCAGATACAGTCCGCTAATTCCATCAGTGCGTTGCAGGCATTATTGGGGCAGGATTTTACCAATCAGGAACTGGCATACAGAGGGCAGTCTCGTAAAGATTTCAATATGCAGGTAGGGCAGTCGAAGCTCAATAACCATCAGCTGTTTCTCAATATGGAAGTCCCGTTGAACGATCAGTGGAAAGTATATACTTTCGGGGGCTACAGCATGAGGAACGGAACGTCCGGCGGTTTTTACAGAAGGCCTAACCAGAGCAGGACTTTTACCGCTTTGTATCCTAACGGATACCTTCCGCAGATCGGCACTGATATCCAGGATATTTCCCTGGCGGCCGGAGTAAAAGGAAACTGGAAAGGATGGAATATCGATCTGAGCAATACCTTCGGTCAGAATTCATTTGATTACACCATTAAGAATACCGGCAATACTTCGCTGAGGTTTGCCTCCCCGAACGAATTCAGGGCCGGAGGGCTGAAGTTTTCCCAGAATACGATCAACCTGGATTTTTCAAAGAAATATGATGTTTGGAACGGGATCAACGTGGCATTCGGAGGGGAACACCGGTACGAGAATTTCACCATAACCGCAGGGGAAGAGGCTTCTTATGCTACGTATGATGTCAACGGAAATGTATGGACGGGAAATACCCAGCGCCCTACAGATTTCTTCGGAAGTGCTCTTGCAGGAGGCTCGCAGGTGTTCAGTGGATTCAGGCCGGCAAATGCAGTGGATAAGAGCAGGCAGTCAGTTGCTGCCTATGCAGATGTTGAAATGAATTTCAACAGATGGCTCCTGGTGGATGCTGCCGCGCGTTATGAAAACTATTCGGATTTCGGGTCCACCTTCAATTATAAACTTGCCTCCAGGATCAAGCTGGATGACAATTTTAATTTCAGGTTCGCCGGCTCTACAGGATTCAGGGCTCCTTCCATTCACCAGATTTATTATAACGTAACGTCAACGCTGTTTACCAATAATCAGCTGTTGGAAGTGGGAACCTTCAGTAACGATTCTGCCATTGCAGGCCTGCTCGGGATTCCTAAACTGAAACAGGAAACATCCAAATCGGGAAGTGTAGGGTTTACCTACAGAATTCCTTCCGTTAATCTGAGCTTTACGGCAGACGGATATTTCACGAAGATCAACAACAGGGTTATCCTGACCGATCAGTTTACGAGGGCAATCGTTCCTGACGCTGCAAGGGCGGCTTTTGATCAGGCAGGAGTTAATGCCGGACAGTTTTTTGCCAACGCCATCGATACGGAAACCCGTGGTGTGGACATTGTTATCTCACACCAGAAAAAATTTTCGGAGCTGAGGCTGGATAATAACTTTGCCATTAACCTGAACCAGACCAGGAGGGTAGGAGATATTCACTCTACCGGACTGCTTCAGTCTGCAAACCTTGAAAATATTTATTTTTCTGAAAAGTCAAGGGTGTACCTCGAGGAAGCAGTTCCGAGATTTAAAGCAAGCCTTTCCCACAATATTTCCTGGAAAGGTGCTGATTTCTATCTTAGGAATACCTACTTCGGAGCCGTGACGGGAGCTGATATCATTGATGCCAACGGTGACGGAATTACCGAATGGAATGAGCACCAGAAAATAGGGGACAAAATCATTACGGATATTTCTGCCGCATACCGGTTTACCAAAAATATAGGGCTTACGGTAGGGGTCAACAATCTATTTGATATTTATCCGACTAAAAACCTTCCGGCTTCCACCAATAATGACCAGTTTATTTATTCAAGGTCAACGTCACAGTTCGGGCAAAACGGAAGGTACGTATTTACCAGACTCAATTTTAATTTTTAA
- a CDS encoding phospholipase D-like domain-containing protein: MGIFYNNAVCDIYIGKSAGTKLIQDIRNAKKNVKIVSPYLSPNLIKELIFLHNKGIEISLITTDEIEDFYGHEKNINKLIIQEQQVDEDAKQSYDSLKNLSAILLFVMISLAVALIPLIFLLEQPKFAFGFIAVVLLFLIRNYIVSELKKKKIYHYTYKQLFPFRVFVSPGQGSGSINKTFIHSKIYIIDDEIAYMGSLNFTAKGVKENYETRIRTADPNAVRKIAEEVDRLLSSSELAERDVQYWGSQLYSEPIN; encoded by the coding sequence ATGGGAATATTTTACAACAATGCCGTCTGCGATATCTATATCGGCAAAAGTGCCGGTACCAAGCTGATCCAGGATATCAGGAATGCCAAAAAGAATGTGAAGATCGTCTCTCCTTACCTGTCTCCGAATTTGATAAAGGAGCTGATATTCCTGCATAATAAAGGAATTGAGATCAGCCTGATCACCACAGACGAGATTGAAGACTTTTACGGCCATGAAAAGAACATCAATAAGCTGATCATCCAGGAGCAGCAGGTGGATGAGGATGCCAAGCAGTCGTATGACAGCCTGAAAAACCTTTCTGCCATATTGCTTTTTGTAATGATTAGTCTCGCTGTAGCACTAATTCCGTTGATTTTTTTATTGGAACAGCCCAAGTTCGCTTTTGGCTTTATTGCTGTTGTCCTTTTGTTTCTGATCCGGAATTACATCGTAAGCGAACTGAAGAAGAAGAAAATTTATCATTATACCTATAAGCAGCTGTTCCCGTTCAGGGTCTTCGTTTCACCCGGCCAGGGAAGCGGTTCCATCAATAAAACATTCATCCACAGCAAAATTTACATCATTGATGATGAAATTGCGTATATGGGCTCCCTGAACTTTACCGCGAAAGGGGTCAAGGAAAATTATGAGACCAGGATCAGGACGGCCGATCCCAACGCTGTACGCAAAATTGCAGAGGAAGTAGACCGGTTGCTATCCAGTTCGGAATTGGCGGAAAGAGACGTCCAGTACTGGGGAAGCCAGCTGTATTCAGAACCGATCAATTGA
- a CDS encoding ATP-dependent helicase, which translates to MDYLKGLNESQYEAVTTLQGPLMVLAGAGSGKTRVLTMRIAHLITNGIDPFNILALTFTNKAAKEMKERIAKVVGTSNARSLWMGTFHSVFARILRNEAHYLGYPSNFTIYDQQDALNVIRKVLKDMNIDADLYKPKKVQSRISTYKNNLITVKAYFNNPELIEADEKANMRFIGQIYQRYVEACFRNGAMDFDDLLLKTNELLTRFPEVLAKYQDRFRYILVDEYQDTNHSQYLIVKALASKFENICVVGDDAQSIYSFRGANIYNILNFKKDYPDAVTVSLEQNYRSTQNIVNAANVVIAKNLQQFKKNVFSENEEGDRIKVYRSLSDADEANFVAGNIWELRNRDQRKYDDFAILYRTNSQTRAFEDALRRKNIPYKVYGGLSFYQRKEVKDLLGYLRLLINENDSEALMRIINYPTRGIGETTQNKLIVFADAQNISVSAVLNNLPMYAPQLGLNNGVLTKLNDFWSMIKAFQVLLKTETAYNVAMEVAKRSGLIKFLKDDQTPEGISRVENVQELMNSMQGFIEEQMQLEDGDPSLSNFLENIALSADTQNNTAEEDMVSLMTIHLSKGLEFPVVHLVGLEENLFPSFMSSSTREDLEEERRLFYVALTRAEKQVFFSYAISRFQWGKITDAEPSRFLSEIDDEYIEFVNPAIEKRFINNAGIRSNIFDEHPSELKSFKRIEKKTIERGDTSKPAAEAKKLRPVSTAKIVNPSGASSQDIEVGDKVRHDRFGIGEVTFLDGTDPQNIKAKVIFQHEGEKNLILKFAKLTKI; encoded by the coding sequence ATGGATTATCTGAAAGGACTCAACGAATCACAATATGAAGCTGTTACCACATTGCAGGGCCCGCTGATGGTGCTTGCCGGCGCAGGTTCCGGTAAAACGCGTGTGCTTACCATGCGTATTGCCCACCTGATTACCAATGGTATCGATCCTTTCAATATCCTCGCGCTCACCTTTACCAATAAGGCAGCAAAAGAAATGAAAGAACGTATTGCCAAAGTGGTGGGGACCAGCAATGCCAGAAGCTTATGGATGGGTACTTTTCACTCGGTTTTCGCAAGGATCCTCAGGAATGAAGCCCATTACCTTGGCTATCCTTCCAATTTTACCATTTATGACCAGCAAGATGCCCTGAATGTCATCAGGAAAGTGCTGAAGGACATGAATATCGATGCAGATCTTTATAAGCCTAAAAAAGTACAGTCCAGAATTTCCACGTATAAGAACAACCTGATTACCGTTAAGGCCTATTTTAACAATCCTGAACTGATTGAAGCCGATGAAAAAGCCAATATGAGATTCATCGGCCAGATCTATCAGCGGTATGTGGAAGCATGCTTCAGGAACGGTGCGATGGATTTTGATGACTTGCTCCTGAAAACCAATGAGCTGCTTACCCGTTTTCCCGAAGTACTTGCAAAATACCAGGACCGGTTCCGGTATATTCTGGTAGATGAGTACCAGGATACCAACCATTCCCAGTACCTTATTGTCAAGGCTTTGGCTTCCAAATTTGAAAACATCTGCGTTGTAGGGGATGATGCCCAGTCCATCTATTCTTTCCGTGGCGCGAACATTTATAACATCCTGAACTTTAAAAAAGATTATCCGGACGCGGTAACTGTTTCCCTGGAGCAGAATTACCGCTCCACCCAGAATATCGTAAATGCTGCCAATGTCGTGATTGCCAAGAACCTGCAGCAGTTCAAAAAAAATGTATTCAGTGAAAACGAAGAAGGGGACAGGATCAAAGTATACCGTTCGCTATCTGATGCGGATGAAGCTAATTTTGTAGCCGGGAATATCTGGGAGCTCCGCAACCGTGACCAGAGAAAATACGATGATTTTGCCATCCTGTACCGTACGAATTCCCAGACGCGGGCTTTTGAAGATGCATTGAGGCGAAAAAATATCCCCTATAAAGTGTACGGAGGCCTATCTTTCTACCAGAGAAAAGAAGTAAAGGACCTTTTGGGATACCTGCGTCTGCTGATCAATGAAAATGATTCAGAGGCATTGATGAGGATTATTAATTACCCTACCAGGGGAATCGGCGAAACCACTCAGAATAAGCTGATCGTTTTTGCCGATGCACAGAATATTTCTGTTTCCGCCGTCCTGAATAACCTCCCGATGTATGCGCCTCAGTTAGGCCTCAACAACGGAGTGCTTACCAAACTGAATGACTTCTGGTCTATGATCAAAGCCTTCCAGGTATTGCTGAAAACAGAAACGGCCTATAATGTTGCTATGGAGGTTGCGAAACGAAGCGGCCTGATCAAATTCCTGAAAGACGACCAGACTCCGGAAGGCATTTCCCGTGTAGAAAACGTGCAGGAATTAATGAACTCCATGCAGGGGTTCATTGAAGAGCAGATGCAGCTGGAAGATGGTGACCCGAGCTTATCCAACTTCCTGGAAAATATTGCCCTGTCTGCCGATACACAGAATAACACAGCGGAAGAAGATATGGTTTCCCTGATGACGATTCACCTTTCCAAAGGCCTTGAATTCCCGGTAGTGCACCTGGTAGGACTGGAAGAAAACCTGTTCCCGAGTTTTATGAGCTCATCTACCCGTGAAGACCTGGAAGAAGAACGGAGATTGTTTTACGTAGCCCTTACCCGTGCTGAAAAGCAGGTGTTCTTCTCGTATGCAATATCAAGGTTCCAGTGGGGAAAGATTACCGATGCAGAACCGTCACGTTTCCTGAGTGAAATCGATGACGAGTATATAGAATTCGTAAATCCGGCTATCGAAAAAAGATTCATCAACAATGCCGGGATCAGGTCCAATATTTTTGATGAGCATCCATCTGAGCTGAAGAGTTTCAAAAGAATCGAGAAAAAGACCATTGAACGCGGTGATACCTCAAAACCTGCTGCTGAAGCTAAAAAGCTGAGGCCGGTGAGCACTGCAAAAATCGTCAATCCAAGCGGAGCATCTTCGCAGGATATAGAAGTAGGCGACAAGGTGAGGCATGACCGTTTCGGAATCGGTGAAGTAACTTTCCTGGATGGGACAGATCCTCAGAATATCAAAGCCAAAGTCATTTTCCAGCATGAAGGAGAGAAAAACCTCATCCTCAAATTTGCCAAGCTGACCAAAATTTAA